The Leadbetterella byssophila DSM 17132 DNA window GATAGGAAGATTTACGTAGATTGCTTTTACTTTCATATTATGGTGGTCTAAAACAAATGCTTATTTACAAATACACCGTATTTACTAACAGCTTATACTTTAAATATAAACAATAAAAATATGATTTCCAAAAGATTAGGAGAAATTGTGCATGCAGACCGCTCCGTTCGTTTTTAAGCGAGCAATTGCTAAGATGAATATTAAGTATGCGATATTAATTTAACGTATCCGCCCGACCAAGTGCATATTTCATGAGCGTTGTATAATGCGGAACTTTGCAGGATGAGCAAAGAAGAAATCAGAGTCCAGATGCTGTCTATGCTAGCAGACTGGCAACAGAGCGGCCTGAGCAAGAAACGTTACTGCGAGAAAAATGGGATCAGCACGGCTACATTTTATTACTGGTTTTCGCGCAGTAAAGAGAAAGATGCGGGCGGCAGACGTTTTATAATGATCGATAAGGCGGGCAAAAAAAGTGAAGCTGAGGTTATTTATCCCAATGGGGTGCGCATCAAGGTAGATACTGATCTTGGTCTACTTTCCCAGCTGATCCATCTTTACTGATGTTCTCGCTAGGTTCCTCGCACCGTTTTTATTTGTACGATGCTCACTACGACACGCAAAAATCTTTCGATGGTCTTTGCGGGCTGGTCATATCGGTGATGCAGCGACAGCTCACCAGCGGAGAGGTGTTTGTGTTCTTGAACCGGAGCCGCGCCCACATTAAGCTTTTGCACTGGGAACGTGGCGGTTTTGTACTGTATTACAAGCGTCTCGAACAAGGTACTTTTGGCAGGTCTACATTGAAAAGAGGGTAGCTATCATGGAGCGATTTGGTGCTGATGATCGAAGGAATTCAGGTAGTGAGCAGCATACAAAAAAAAACGTTATTCACTGCCATAATTGTCCGTGTTTTTATAGGTAGAACGGCGAAAAATCTGTATCTTTATGATATGGAAACGGCATTGGAAAACCTCTCAAAAGAAGACCTTATCAAGGTTATTTCCAGTCGTGATGAAGCCTTGGCAGAACGTGATAAAAAATAACCTATCTGGAATCCCTGCTTGCTATGTACAAGCGTATGCAGTTCGGTCAAAAGCGTGAGCGCTTCGAAGGTGACCCCAACCAGACTTCTTTGCCTTTTGAAGCCGCTCCAGCAGAAGTAGTAGAGCAGCAAGAGGAAATCAAGCAAAAGATCGAATACACCCGCAGTCGCCCCAATCATAAAGGCCGTGCGAAATTACCCCAGCACCTTCCTGTAGTGGAGATTGAGATTCATCCCGAAGGCGATCTGTCGGAGATGGTGTGCATCGGCAAAGAAATTACCGAGGAACTGGAGTGCGAGCCGGCAAGGTTCTATATCAACCGTTACATTCGCTATAAATATGCAGCTAAAAACGGGGAGGGTGTCAAGATAGCAGAACTTCCGGAGCGGGTGATGGACAAAGGAATTCCGGGAGCGGGTCTACTGGCGCTGATTCTGACGGGCAAATACATGGACCACCTGCCGCTATACCGCCAGAAGCAGATCTTCGCCCGGGAAAACATACAGATTCCTCCCTCCACCATAGAAGGATGAACCAAGGAGGCGCTGCTCAAGCTAAAGCTGCTTTACGATCAGTTGGTCTTTGAGACAAAAGCCAGCGGGTATTTACAGGTAGATGAGACCCCGATCGAGGTGTTGGACAGCGACAATAAAGGCGCTGCCCATCAGGGCTACTATTGGGTCTATCCCTGCCCATTGGACAAACCGTACTGTTTGACTATAATCCTTAACGTGGTGGTCAGGTGCCTAAATCCATGCCGGATAACTTTAGGGGTTATCTGCAGACGGATGGATATGCGGCATATGATAAATATGGCAAGAAGAAAGATATCACCCACCTGGCCTGCTGGGCACATACCAGAAGAGAGTTTGAGAAAGCACTGCAGAACGACCGTCCCAGAGCCGAAAAAGCTCTGCTGATGATACAGGGGCTTTATAAGGTCGAGCGTAAGGCAAAAGAAGAAAGACTATCACCTGATCAGATCAAGGAACTCCGGCTCGAAGAATCACTGCCGGTCATCAACGAAATGGGCAAATGGATCTTTGAAAGAACACTCCCCAAAAGTCAGATCGGTAAGGCTATGGGATATGCTTACGCTAGATGGGATCCCCTATCAGCTTATCTATACGATGGAAATCTACAGATCGATAATAACCTTGTCGAGAATGCCATCCGTCCCATTGCGCTGGGACGAAAAAACTATCTCTTCGCGGGAAGTCATGAGGCAGCACAAAGATCGGCAATGATATACTCGTTCTTCGCCATCTGCAAGAAACATGAGGTTAATCCCTTCCAGTGGCTAAGATACACCCTGCAGAACATCACGACCATCAGTCACAAAAACCTCAGAGACCTCTTCCCGAAGAACTATAAACAGGTTCTTGACAGATTTAATAAGTAGTTCGTAGGGCGGATACTTTTCAACTGCTAATTTAAACAATTATGCAGTTGTCCAATATTTGGGTAGTATGATATTCCCAGGCGGTGGACAACACATCGGTGCAGACGCAGTATTTGAAAAGGTTTTTGGTGGGATTAGACAGAATTGGACAAATTGGATAGCAACAATTACTCGTTACATTGACAGTGGTGACGGGGTTTTTGTTATTGGTTTTTATGAAGGAACTTTTAACGCAACAGGAAAATACATGAAATCTGACTTTGCCTGTGAATATAAAGTAAAAGACAGAAAAATTACCGAGTTCAATCAATATACCGACACGTTTTTAATTGGACAAGCGATGGGTTTAACGAAAGAATAAAACAACGAACCGCCAACACGGTTTTGCATCAGGCGGGCGGACGTATTTCGTATGAAAATTTGTGGTAAATTTGAACTTTGGTGTTTAAGTTGAAATTACAACAATACTACCAAATGTACAAAGCTAAACTTATACAACACAAAGGCGAAAGCCGAATAGCTGTTTCTTTTGAAAAAAAGCAAGAATTAATAGACCGTTTTAAAAAATTAAAGGGTGCAAAATGGAGTACTACCTTTAAAGTTTGGCATTTGCCCGATACGGCAGCATACCGTCAAAAATTCAAAATCCCTGCTGAAAAGCAACTGCCAACCGAAGTGCGGCAACAAATTGAAAAATTTATACAATGGCTACGAAGTAAGCGATATAGTGAAAGTACCATAAAAACCTATACCTAAGCCATTCGGGTTTTCCTGCGATTTTTCGACGAAAAATCGTTGGG harbors:
- the tnpB gene encoding IS66 family insertion sequence element accessory protein TnpB (TnpB, as the term is used for proteins encoded by IS66 family insertion elements, is considered an accessory protein, since TnpC, encoded by a neighboring gene, is a DDE family transposase.), with the protein product MFSLGSSHRFYLYDAHYDTQKSFDGLCGLVISVMQRQLTSGEVFVFLNRSRAHIKLLHWERGGFVLYYKRLEQGTFGRSTLKRG
- a CDS encoding nuclear transport factor 2 family protein, translating into MIFPGGGQHIGADAVFEKVFGGIRQNWTNWIATITRYIDSGDGVFVIGFYEGTFNATGKYMKSDFACEYKVKDRKITEFNQYTDTFLIGQAMGLTKE
- the tnpA gene encoding IS66 family insertion sequence element accessory protein TnpA; this translates as MSKEEIRVQMLSMLADWQQSGLSKKRYCEKNGISTATFYYWFSRSKEKDAGGRRFIMIDKAGKKSEAEVIYPNGVRIKVDTDLGLLSQLIHLY